One genomic region from Halobacteriovoraceae bacterium encodes:
- a CDS encoding CBS domain-containing protein: MNVKVIDLMSKDVITARADYTIENIKERMRSRGLKCIPIVRDNDEVLGIVSLSDILKVENPNASVTSVMTKKVFTIPEYEDVQIAARIMRNHKIHHIVVTKEKKAIGIVSSLDLLKLVEGKRFEMKNRSTERKHGTGRRNALEN, from the coding sequence ATGAATGTTAAGGTGATCGATTTGATGTCTAAGGATGTTATAACGGCCAGAGCTGATTATACAATTGAAAATATTAAAGAGAGAATGAGAAGTAGAGGTTTAAAATGTATTCCAATTGTTAGAGATAACGACGAAGTTTTAGGTATTGTATCCTTGAGTGATATACTCAAAGTTGAAAATCCAAATGCATCTGTAACCAGTGTGATGACAAAAAAAGTTTTTACAATTCCCGAGTATGAAGATGTTCAAATTGCAGCAAGAATTATGCGAAATCACAAAATTCATCATATTGTTGTAACAAAAGAAAAAAAGGCCATTGGAATTGTAAGCTCCCTTGATCTTTTGAAACTAGTTGAAGGAAAACGATTTGAAATGAAAAATCGATCAACTGAGAGAAAGCACGGAACAGGTAGGCGAAATGCCCTGGAAAATTAA
- a CDS encoding YfiR family protein — protein sequence MKKIFLYFLIFLTFFECELKALESSELKAIFVFKLINFVEWPNRDKNDHKPLKILFIGKEDEFQLHETLYKKLKNDFTYTLDKHSGESKNYTNYDLIILGNSFESTYKGEENILKNTLVISLGENTSWSLIKLKVKNNKIAFDVNFEEVDKSNLRISSRILRLADNRK from the coding sequence ATGAAGAAAATATTTTTATATTTCTTAATATTTCTCACATTTTTTGAATGTGAGTTAAAAGCACTTGAGTCAAGTGAATTGAAGGCAATTTTTGTTTTTAAATTGATCAATTTTGTAGAGTGGCCTAATAGAGATAAAAACGATCATAAACCCTTAAAGATTTTATTTATCGGAAAAGAAGATGAGTTTCAACTTCATGAAACCCTTTACAAAAAACTTAAGAATGATTTTACTTATACTCTAGATAAACATTCTGGTGAATCAAAAAACTATACTAATTATGATCTTATCATCCTGGGAAATTCTTTTGAAAGTACTTATAAAGGTGAAGAAAACATCCTCAAAAATACTCTCGTTATTTCACTAGGTGAGAATACATCTTGGTCGTTAATCAAACTCAAAGTGAAAAATAATAAAATTGCTTTTGACGTTAATTTTGAAGAAGTTGATAAAAGTAACTTGAGAATAAGCTCAAGGATACTACGTTTAGCGGATAATAGAAAATGA